The following proteins come from a genomic window of Phoenix dactylifera cultivar Barhee BC4 unplaced genomic scaffold, palm_55x_up_171113_PBpolish2nd_filt_p 000311F, whole genome shotgun sequence:
- the LOC103696227 gene encoding 60S ribosomal protein L18-2 — protein MGIDLVAGGRSKKAKRTAPKSDDVYLKLLVKLYRFLVRRTGSKFNAVILKRLFMSKINRPPISLKKLITFMEGKEDKIAVLVGTVTDDKRVYEVPAMTVTALRFTETARARILKAGGECWTFDQLALRAPLGQNTVLLRGPKNAREAVKHFGPAPGVPHSHTKPYVRSKGRKFEKARGRRNSRGFRV, from the exons ATG GGTATTGATCTCGTCGCCGGCGGCCGGAGCAAGAAGGCCAAGCGCACCGCGCCCAAATCCGACGATGTCTACCTCAAGCTCCTCGTCAAG CTCTACCGGTTTTTGGTGCGGAGGACCGGGAGCAAGTTCAACGCCGTGATCCTTAAACGGCTGTTTATGAGTAAGATCAACAGGCCCCCAATCTCCCTCAAGAAGCTCATAACGTTCATGGAAGGAAAG GAGGATAAGATTGCGGTCTTAGTGGGGACTGTGACAGATGATAAGAGGGTGTATGAGGTCCCAGCAATGACGGTGACGGCTCTTAGGTTCACGGAGACGGCGAGGGCTAGGATTCTTAAGGCTGGTGGAGAGTGCTGGACATTTGACCAGCTCGCTCTCCGTGCACCCCTTGGACAGAACACG GTTCTCTTGAGGGGTCCGAAGAATGCCCGGGAAGCTGTGAAACACTTTGGTCCGGCTCCTGGTGTGCCTCACAGCCACACAAAGCCTTATGTCCGTTCCAAGGGGAGGAAATTTGAGAAGgccagaggaagaaggaacagcaggggatttagggtttag
- the LOC120105568 gene encoding epoxide hydrolase A-like: MEGASGISHRTVEANGIRMHVAEKGKGLPVLLLHGFPELWYTWRHQIAGLAARGYRAIAPDLRGYGDTDAPPDVASYTIFHLVGDLVALLDALALSQVFVVGHDWGAFVAWHLCLFRPDRVKALVNLSVPFMPRNPAAKPLNHVRALNGDEYYISRFQEHGAVEAEFARLGTATVLRKFLTYRNPGPLFIPKEGWGSPNEHITLPSWLSEEDINYFTSKFEKSGFTGPINYYRCLDLNWELAAAWTGAQIKVPAKFIIGDLDLNYHDPPRRQDYIHKGGFKKDVPLLQEVVVMEGVAHFINQEKAQEITDHIFDFIQKF, translated from the exons atggagGGGGCGTCGGGGATCTCGCATCGGACGGTGGAGGCCAACGGGATAAGAATGCACGTGGCGGAGAAGGGGAAGGGGCTGCCGGTGCTCCTCCTCCACGGCTTCCCGGAGCTCTGGTACACATGGCGCCACCAGATCGCCGGCCTCGCCGCCCGCGGCTACCGTGCCATCGCCCCCGACCTCCGCGGCTACGGCGACACCGACGCGCCGCCCGACGTCGCCTCCTACACCATCTTCCACCTCGTCGGCGACCTCGTCGCCCTCCTCGACGCCCTCGCCCTCTCTCAG GTGTTTGTGGTGGGGCATGACTGGGGGGCGTTCGTGGCGTGGCATCTGTGCCTGTTTAGGCCGGACCGGGTGAAAGCGTTGGTGAATTTGAGCGTGCCGTTTATGCCCCGGAACCCTGCTGCGAAGCCCTTGAATCACGTTCGAGCTCTTAATGGAGATGAGTACTATATCTCTAGATTCCAG GAACACGGAGCCGTAGAAGCAGAATTTGCTCGGCTTGGAACTGCAACAGTCCTCAGGAAATTTTTGACGTATCGCAATCCAGGGCCTCTTTTCATACCCAAGGAAGGCTGGGGTTCACCTAATGAGCACATTACATTGCCTTCTTGGCTCTCGGAAGAAGACATCAACTATTTCACGAGCAAGTTTGAGAAGTCTGGTTTTACTGGGCCGATCAATTACTACCGATGTCTTGATTT AAACTGGGAGCTTGCAGCAGCATGGACTGGAGCACAAATAAAAGTACCAGCTAAGTTTATTATCGGAGACCTGGATCTCAATTACCATGACCCACCACGCAGGCAGGACTATATCCACAAGGGTGGCTTCAAGAAAGATGTTCCTCTCCTTCAGGAAGTAGTTGTCATGGAGGGAGTTGCTCACTTCATCAACCAGGAGAAGGCGCAGGAGATCACCGATCACATCTTTGACTTCATCCAGAAGTTCTGA
- the LOC120105569 gene encoding epoxide hydrolase A-like isoform X1 — translation MEGASGISHRTVEVNGIRMHVAEKGEGPAVLLLHGFPELWYSWRHQIAGLAARGYRAIAPDLRGYGDTDAPPDVASYTICHLVGDLVALLDALSLSQVFVVGHDWGAFVAWHLCLFRPDRVKALVNLSVAFMPRKPAAKPLDDFRALYGDDLYISRFQEPGAAEAEFARLGTATVLRKFFTYRNPGPIFIPKDGWGSPNEHITLPSWLSEEDINYFKSKFEKSGFTGPINYYRCFDLNWELAAPWTGAQIKVPAKFIIGDLDLTYHFPRMQDYIHKGGFKKDVPFLQEVVVMEGVAHFINQEKAQEITDHIYDFIQKF, via the exons ATGGAGGGGGCTTCGGGGATCTCGCATCGGACGGTGGAGGTGAACGGGATAAGGATGCACGTggcggagaagggggaggggccGGCGGTGCTCCTCCTCCACGGCTTCCCGGAGCTCTGGTACTCGTGGCGCCACCAGATCGCCGGCCTCGCCGCCCGCGGCTACCGTGCCATCGCCCCCGACCTCCGCGGCTACGGCGACACCGACGCGCCGCCCGACGTCGCCTCCTACACCATCTGCCACCTCGTCGGCGACCTCGTCGCCCTCCTCgacgccctctccctctctcag GTGTTCGTGGTGGGGCATGACTGGGGGGCGTTCGTGGCGTGGCATCTGTGCCTGTTTAGGCCGGACCGGGTGAAAGCGTTGGTAAACTTGAGCGTGGCGTTTATGCCCCGGAAACCTGCTGCGAAGCCCTTGGATGACTTTCGGGCTCTTTATGGAGATGACTTGTATATCTCCAGGTTCCAG GAACCTGGCGCTGCAGAAGCAGAATTTGCTCGGCTTGGAACTGCAACGGTCCTCAGGAAATTTTTCACGTATCGCAATCCAGGGCCTATTTTCATACCCAAGGACGGCTGGGGTTCACCTAACGAGCACATTACATTGCCTTCTTGGCTCTCGGAAGAAGACATCAACTATTTCAAGAGCAAGTTTGAGAAGTCTGGTTTTACTGGGCCGATCAATTACTACCGATGTTTTGACTT AAACTGGGAGCTTGCAGCACCATGGACTGGAGCACAAATAAAAGTACCAGCTAAGTTTATTATTGGAGACCTGGATCTCACTTACCATTTCCCACGTATGCAGGACTATATCCACAAGGGTGGCTTCAAGAAAGATGTTCCTTTCCTTCAGGAAGTAGTTGTCATGGAGGGAGTTGCTCACTTCATCAACCAGGAGAAGGCGCAGGAGATCACCGATCACATCTATGACTTCATCCAGAAGTTCTGA
- the LOC120105569 gene encoding epoxide hydrolase A-like isoform X2 yields the protein MEGASGISHRTVEVNGIRMHVAEKGEGPAVLLLHGFPELWYSWRHQIAGLAARGYRAIAPDLRGYGDTDAPPDVASYTICHLVGDLVALLDALSLSQVFVVGHDWGAFVAWHLCLFRPDRVKALVNLSVAFMPRKPAAKPLDDFRALYGDDLYISRFQEPGAAEAEFARLGTATVLRKFFTYRNPGPIFIPKDGWGSPNEHITLPSWLSEEDINYFKSKFEKSGFTGPINYYRCFDLTISTRVASRKMFLSFRK from the exons ATGGAGGGGGCTTCGGGGATCTCGCATCGGACGGTGGAGGTGAACGGGATAAGGATGCACGTggcggagaagggggaggggccGGCGGTGCTCCTCCTCCACGGCTTCCCGGAGCTCTGGTACTCGTGGCGCCACCAGATCGCCGGCCTCGCCGCCCGCGGCTACCGTGCCATCGCCCCCGACCTCCGCGGCTACGGCGACACCGACGCGCCGCCCGACGTCGCCTCCTACACCATCTGCCACCTCGTCGGCGACCTCGTCGCCCTCCTCgacgccctctccctctctcag GTGTTCGTGGTGGGGCATGACTGGGGGGCGTTCGTGGCGTGGCATCTGTGCCTGTTTAGGCCGGACCGGGTGAAAGCGTTGGTAAACTTGAGCGTGGCGTTTATGCCCCGGAAACCTGCTGCGAAGCCCTTGGATGACTTTCGGGCTCTTTATGGAGATGACTTGTATATCTCCAGGTTCCAG GAACCTGGCGCTGCAGAAGCAGAATTTGCTCGGCTTGGAACTGCAACGGTCCTCAGGAAATTTTTCACGTATCGCAATCCAGGGCCTATTTTCATACCCAAGGACGGCTGGGGTTCACCTAACGAGCACATTACATTGCCTTCTTGGCTCTCGGAAGAAGACATCAACTATTTCAAGAGCAAGTTTGAGAAGTCTGGTTTTACTGGGCCGATCAATTACTACCGATGTTTTGACTT GACTATATCCACAAGGGTGGCTTCAAGAAAGATGTTCCTTTCCTTCAGGAAGTAG